A stretch of the Rhinoderma darwinii isolate aRhiDar2 chromosome 3, aRhiDar2.hap1, whole genome shotgun sequence genome encodes the following:
- the PAQR5 gene encoding membrane progestin receptor gamma, with translation MLSWKLPRLLNVHQVPKVFHEDSIICGYRSPPISATACVLSLFQMTNETVNIWTHFIPTWYFLWRILALFSSPGSLYDPLLWPLFVYLLSCCIYPLMSTCAHTFSVMSTQARHICFFLDYGALSVYSLGSAIAYSAYIFPDRWVNSTFHQWFVSWAVFNTVISTGVSCYSRFPEESRPRLSKVLRVTAFAYPYLFDSIPLFYRLFLCSGNDCTHNATLTMHIWHSILAFLTGFLFATHLPERLAPGRFDYVGHSHQLFHVFGVLGTYFQMEALIMDMNLRKNWLLDHSPMPSLSGTLGAWCSAMIISLLLIAAFSWALYWKPEEQERTKYICPALDAVSDRSPARWKMQ, from the exons ATGCTGAGCTGGAAGTTACCCAGACTGCTAAATGTTCACCAAGTGCCCAAG gtATTTCATGAAGACAGTATTATTTGTGGATATCGGTCCCCGCCGATTTCCGCCACTGCTTGCGTGCTAAGTCTCTTCCAAATGACCAATGAGACTGTAAATATTTGGACACATTTTATACCTACCTG gTACTTCCTATGGCGAATACTGGCACTTTTTTCCTCTCCTGGGTCCTTATATGATCCACTTTTGTGGCCATTGTTTGTCTACCTCCTGTCCTGCTGCATTTACCCACTGATGTCCACCTGTGCTCATACCTTCAGTGTCATGTCTACCCAAGCGCGCCACATTTGCTTTTTCCTGGACTATGGAGCATTGAGTGTGTACAGCCTAG GATCAGCCATCGCCTATTCTGCATATATCTTCCCAGATCGATGGGTGAATAGCACTTTCCACCAGTGGTTTGTATCATGGGCTGTTTTCAACACCGTCATCAGCACTGGAGTGTCCTGCTATTCCAG GTTTCCAGAGGAGTCTCGTCCGCGGCTTAGCAAGGTATTGCGGGTAACGGCCTTTGCATACCCCTACCTGTTTGACAGCATTCCATTGTTTTATCGG CTATTCCTTTGCTCGGGTAATGACTGCACACACAATGCCACACTCACCATGCACATCTGGCACTCCATCCTTGCCTTTCTCACTGGTTTTCTGTTTGCTACACATCTTCCAGAGAGGCTCGCTCCAGGACGATTTGATTATGTGG GTCACAGTCACCAACTCTTTCATGTGTTTGGTGTCCTGGGAACATATTTTCAGATGGAAGCGCTGATTATGGATATGAATCTAAGAAAGAATTGGCTTCTAGATCATAGTCCCATGCCATCACTATCTGGCACTCTGGGTGCCTGGTGCTCAGCAATGATCATTTCCTTACTGCTTATTGCTGCTTTCTCATGGGCTCTCTATTGGAAGCCGGAGGAACAAGAAAGAACCAAGTACATTTGTCCTGCTTTGGATGCAGTTTCTGATCGAAGTCCTGCAAGATGGAAGATGCAATAG